One window from the genome of Kluyveromyces marxianus DMKU3-1042 DNA, complete genome, chromosome 3 encodes:
- the LUG1 gene encoding Lug1p, with translation MVVENTNNTMRLPSEIVYEILSYQFRDLMSNDYSATSEKYHSNLKTFLGSNSTVNRTFNHVCRVLIYRYLNFTSAKSFHKLLSALREADPGLKRLVEVADFQELTSIGLGRTGEMNKMIKNLTNETLWEFLLLTKGNLREFLASEHMQEDIDERIIYFLLSPGTVLSVVDFCGCSGSLFTKHFDAAVERMASHPYSTENFQITCLGLNDCTDIPTLTLSKLLNLLPELQKLDLTHTAIDDNTLINDVPHWKNLTHLSFGECLQLTPRGVLEFFSYHPAVTDENNNCTLQWLNVQVHPHTSTWTETQTLFLLKKLCRYGHNKTLQYLNIGGLPLHYSDDGTITKTPHYYQCQDTLQFIKLNFPELKSLNIRDTNVPYDRLVNFLSPVYESDINVDQRLKFLNISNNSYINRWTIQDPALFTCSKSLVALELSFDPWQHIEHLNDRHELKCLRNKSGKVSIIQDVKDMETVIWKCYIDSSYGRRYWLYKCDPYLNRNDIDKAASLTQYDSEGHKIIKIIKQPDFLKFAQNKIMLGCGIVPMSSTRRKKIYKDMKPPISRFFRRDGQFATFGTSTAVPILAPRLPPGGWRLIRNDDDGTTTEEESNAMDEHTPVIHNSFQSLSSIPETRPVLPTDTRDAVYWDRSVADATATESESDNAELDYDYFNDPELQRRRSQMSLFNGYHNSNNNNNNNNNNNNNNNHSSTLKSSAASSMSNLTAALRQHSQLHIFPHQNCRSSPKNKLCRDFIYNANDPEMNKRYQIHYEQTQEYEVFGTVERGMYRYYSLKT, from the coding sequence ATGGTTGTGGAGAATACCAATAATACTATGCGTCTACCTTCCGAAATAGTGTATGAGATTTTATCGTACCAATTCAGGGATCTTATGTCCAATGATTATTCGGCCACAAGTGAGAAGTATCATTCTAATCTTAAGACGTTCTTAGGTTCAAATTCAACAGTTAATAGGACATTCAATCATGTATGCAGGGTCCTCATTTACAGGTATTTGAACTTCACATCAGCAAAGTCGTTCCATAAACTTTTAAGCGCCCTACGGGAGGCTGACCCTGGATTGAAAAGGCTAGTAGAGGTTGCGGATTTTCAAGAACTTACGTCAATAGGACTCGGGAGAACCGGTGAGATGAATAAGATGATTAAAAACTTAACTAATGAGACACTATGGGAATTCTTATTATTAACCAAAGGCAACCTAAGAGAGTTTCTTGCCTCTGAACATATGCAAGAAGACATTGACGAAcgtattatatattttctgCTATCACCAGGTACTGTATTAAGTGTAGTGGACTTTTGTGGCTGCTCTGGATCATTATTCACCAAGCATTTTGATGCTGCAGTGGAGAGAATGGCGTCACACCCATACTCGACGGAGAATTTTCAAATTACCTGCCTAGGCTTGAACGATTGTACGGATATCCCTACTTTAACGCTAtcaaaacttttgaatCTACTACCAGAATTGCAAAAATTGGATTTAACACACACGGCAATAGATGATAACACTTTGATCAATGATGTTCCTCATTGGAAAAATTTGACGCATTTATCATTCGGAGAATGTTTACAACTAACCCCCCGCGGGGTATTGGAATTCTTTTCCTATCATCCCGCTGTAACTgatgaaaacaataattGCACATTACAGTGGCTCAATGTCCAGGTTCATCCACATACTTCGACTTGGACTGAGACTCAAACACTTTTTTTACTAAAGAAGCTCTGTAGGTATGGTCACAACAAAACATTGCAATATTTAAATATTGGTGGACTACCGCTTCATTATTCTGACGATGGCACTATTACAAAAACGCCGCATTACTATCAATGTCAAGACACTTTACAATTTATCAAACTTAATTTCCCAGAATTAAAAAGTTTAAACATCAGAGATACTAATGTACCGTACGATAGGCTAGTGAATTTCCTTTCGCCAGTATACGAAAGTGATATCAATGTTGATCAGCGACTcaaatttttgaatataTCAAACAACTCGTACATTAACCGGTGGACGATCCAGGATCCCGCATTATTTACTTGCTCCAAATCACTCGTTGCATTAGAGTTGTCGTTTGATCCCTGGCAACATATTGAACATTTAAATGATCGTCATGAACTCAAATGTTTAAGAAATAAAAGTGGAAAGGTTTCTATTATCCAGGATGTGAAAGATATGGAAACCGTTATATGGAAGTGTTACATTGACTCCTCTTACGGAAGAAGATATTGGTTGTATAAATGTGATCCATATTTGAACCGGAATGACATTGATAAAGCTGCTTCTCTAACACAATATGATTCGGAAGGTCATAAGATCATAAAGATTATCAAACAACCCGATTTTCTAAAATTTGCACAGAACAAGATCATGTTAGGATGCGGTATAGTACCCATGAGTTCTActcgaagaaagaaaatatacAAAGACATGAAGCCACCTATTTCCAGATTCTTCAGAAGGGATGGGCAGTTTGCTACTTTTGGAACAAGTACAGCGGTTCCTATTCTTGCACCAAGATTACCGCCCGGCGGATGGAGGCTAATAAggaatgatgatgacggTACCACTACAGAGGAAGAATCTAATGCGATGGATGAACACACTCCTGTGATTCATAATTCATTCCAATCGCTTTCCTCGATACCGGAAACAAGACCTGTTTTACCTACTGACACGAGAGACGCAGTATATTGGGATAGGTCTGTCGCAGATGCAACTGCTACGGAAAGTGAAAGCGACAATGCTGAGCTAGATTACGACTACTTTAACGATCCCGAattacaaagaagaaggtcaCAAATGAGTTTGTTCAATGGATACCACAATTCgaacaataacaacaacaacaacaacaacaacaacaataataataatcattCCTCAACACTTAAATCAAGTGCAGCATCATCAATGTCCAATCTAACAGCCGCACTAAGGCAACATTCTCAACTTCACATATTTCCGCATCAGAATTGCAGGTCAAGCCCTAAAAACAAATTATGTCGAGACTTCATCTACAATGCGAACGATCCTGAGATGAACAAAAGATACCAAATTCACTACGAGCAAACTCAGGAGTATGAAGTGTTCGGTACTGTAGAACGAGGAATGTACCGTTACTACTCGCTTAAAACTTGA